A region of Stegostoma tigrinum isolate sSteTig4 chromosome 5, sSteTig4.hap1, whole genome shotgun sequence DNA encodes the following proteins:
- the LOC125451809 gene encoding cytochrome c oxidase subunit 6C, with amino-acid sequence MSSAVVAKPVMRGLLAKRLRFHLAVAFTLAFAAAGTFKFAVGEPRKKAYADFYKKYDSMKAFEAMRDAGIFESVKPRK; translated from the exons ATGTCATCTGCTGTGGTTGCCAAGCCTGTAATGCGAGGCCTGTTGGCCAAACGTTTACGGTTTCACTTGGCTGTGGCTTTTACTTTAGCTTTTGCAGCAGCTGGCACCTTCAAG TTTGCAGTAGGTGAACCCAGGAAGAAAGCATATGCTGACTTCTATAAGAAGTATGATTCCATGAAGGCTTTTGAGGCCATGAGGGATGCTGGTATATTTGAAAGTGTGAAACCAAGGAAGTAG